The Cynocephalus volans isolate mCynVol1 chromosome 1, mCynVol1.pri, whole genome shotgun sequence region CTCGTTATATATATCCAGAGATAATAAACCACTACATTGGATTTAATGTTGATCATTCCTATGTACGTTTTAAACTTTTAAACCATATATGTATAAATCTATAAATAATATATTGCTTTgcatattctaaaattttataatcatggtattattatatatatatccatctgtaactttttttccctcaacaTTGTTTCTGAGACTTATGCTCTTTAATACATGAAACTAGGgatcattaattttaaataatgaataatgTGTGTTACTCTGTTATGTagaaatattgttattttaatccattgtcttactgataaacatttaggttgtttttacaGAGTTTTTTAACATATCACACTGTTTGTTGTACTATCTAGGGTCCACATGAATAAAGCTCTGCCTCAGAACACTCCACATCGTGTTGTACCTATAAGAAGCAGCTAAATTACAAATCAACCCTTGTATTTTGTAGAGTTGTTTCTAGTACCTTATAATTAGACAGAGGAAACCAGAAGCTTACCGTAAATGTCAGATGCTTGAAAAGTGAAGATATAGTTTGAAGGAACCAGTGCTTTCCAGAGGATGAATACTGATTCCTCTTTACCCTGGTACATCAATCTACATTATTGTGGATACTGAATTCTGGATTTAGGTACAGAATAATTTCAGTGGAGTTCAGTAACTGGTTTCTGAGTTTGTAATATAATCTTACCATAGGATGAGTATAAATAGATAAAAGTCCtggctcatttttatttttttttttcaggacttgGAAAATGTGACAAATTTTAGATGTTGAACCAACATTAGATTTCTTACTATAAAGCCAACCACAGCATAATTGATATGGGCCTTATACGTCAAACCACTGCTAATCTTCTCCACTTAAAGTGTCCAAATACATATGGTATATTGAAATATCAATTAAATGTTTCCTACCTGGACTTTGGTTGTAATTGACCCTGAAAGAGAATGCCGATTCGGACAGACAGTCCTCTCTATCTGCTCAATGAATTCAGTTTCAACTGCTCTGTAGATCAACTGCTTATCTTTTAGAGTTCTCAAATAGTTTTTATAATGCATACTGGTCTCCTGACTGCTACATCTTTTTTACTCAAGGTAGATGATACATCAGTCGGCTTAAGCTAAGTCATTCTGTGGTAATAACCCCCATATCTAAATGACTTAAAATaaggtttatttcttttcatatcaTTTGTCAATCACAGTCATCTTTAGCTTTGTTCCATCATTTTGGGACTCAGGTAAAGAAGAATCCCCTCTCTGGGACATGTCATTCTTGTCCCAAAAGGCAAAGATAGATGACAGAACGAAGTGATGACTCAAATTTCTGCTCAGCAGTGGCATATCACTTCCTTTCACATTTCATTAAACAAATCAATGCCAACTCTGCCATCAAACAAGGAAAGAAGGTAAAGTCCTTCCAGTGGGAGAGACAAAAATATTCGGGTATAGTAATACAATCCGCCACAGAGGCTGTTTTTATTAAGCAGGTATGCTTTTGACTTTTGGACTGTttacaaaatcaaattatttttaggttttgCTAATACAACAATTAAGACTTCCTATCTCTGGGATGGTGCTTAgtctgatttaattttttctatgaatccacagaaaaataagaattaaaatcactttgaaaaattAACAATGTTACTGTTTTTGtgtttcctctcgccatgtgatctgcttgtacccgccggctgcctgccacttttccgccatgaacagaagcagcctgaggcccgtgccagatgcagctagctgtcccagaatccgaGGCCAACGAGAGGACACCGCCTGAGTCTAGAGCAGCCCGGCGTAACCGAGTGGCGCGCGAATGTGACGGGAAAGCTGTGCGCGGCTGCGCTTTCCTGCCCCCCAGACGTTCTAGCCGCGGGAAAAATGCTTTCTGAAAGCAGCTCCTTTTTGAAGGGTGTGATGCTTGGAAGCATTTCCTGTGCTTTGATCACTATGCTAGGACACGTTAGGATGGGTCATGGAGATAGAATGCACCACCATGAGCATCATCACCTCCAAGCTCCTAACAAAGAAGATATCTTGAAAATTTCAGAGGATGAACGCGTGGAGCACAGTAAGAATTTTCGAGTATACTGCATCATCCTTGTAAAACCCAAAGATGTGAGTCTTTGGGCTGCAGTGAAGGAGACTTGGACCAAACACTGTGACAAAGCAGAGTTCTTCAGTTCTGAAAACGTGAAAGTGTTTGAGTCAGTTAATATGGAAACAAATGACATGTGGTTAATGATGAGAAAATCTTATAAATATGCCTTTGATAAGTATAGAGACCAGTACAACTGGTTCTTCCTCGCACGCCCCACTACGTTTGCTATTCttgaaaacctaaaatattttttattaaaaaaagaccCATCACAGCCTTTCTATCTAGGTCACACTATAAAATCTGGAGACCTTGAATATGTGAATGTGGAAGGAGGAATTGTCTTAAGTATAGAATCAATGAAAAGACTTGACAGCCTTCTCAATATCCCTGAAAAGTGTCCTGAACAAGGAGGGATGATTTGGAAGATATCTGAAGATAAGCAGCTAGCGGTCTGCCTGAAATATGCTGGAGTGTTTGCAGAAAATGCAGAAGATGCTGATGGAAAAGATGTGTTTAATACCAAATCTGTTGGGCTTTTTATTAAAGAGGCAATGACTAATCACCCCAACGAGGTAGTAGAGGGATGTTGTTCAGATATGGCGGTTACTTTTAATGGACTGACTCCTAATCAGATGCATGTGATGATGTACGGGGTATACCGTCTCAGGGCCTTTGGGCATATTTTCAATGATGCATTTGTTTTCTTACCTCCAAATGGTTCTGACAATGACTGAGAGGTAAAACAAGAGCATGTATATGATCACCATGTAGTACATGTGTTGTCATTATTTGTAGTAATGACCACGTAGCCAACATAAtggtatgttttttgtttgtttttgttttctaatttggtGGCACTGGTATAATCACACATTAAAGTTtagtaatacattttttaatggggtggtatttttttcttcaaacatattaaaattttaaatgtgttggaacaaaatgttttaataataatacttttgcaaataaaggatatatttataaatactacATTTATGTGATAAATTCCAAGTTATGAACATTAGAAATTTGTGTGGCACATATTTTTACTGATTGGTTAAAAAATTTAACATGTCCTTTTAGCTTTCTAAGATATTCAAATTAAATATCTAGTTGTGAATTTGTGATTAAAGTAGAACTTTTAACCACGTGTTTCTTTACTTCTAGTGTTGATTTATGTTCTAAGCCTCCCCAAGTGCCAATGGATGTCTTCTCAAAATATACAACCAAGCAACTGAGGAAATGACCCTAACCAGTGTTAAAGGTGAAATCTCTCCCtgagagaaaaagtgaaaattactTATACAGGCTAAGTAATTTTCCTGGGAGCTGATTTAGTGGCATTCTACAGCATACACAATTTCAGTGTAACTCTGTGCTTCCATATGCAGATACTGAAATTGGAGTGGTGACTATGAAGAATGTAATGTCATTTAACTGTTGTTTCCCAGTTAATCAAGCTCCCAGCTGCAACTTGAGTAAAAATGTATCAGTTGAGATTTATTTACTCCTGCTGGGTAAATGAGTTAGGTGGAAATCTCCTTTGAAGAATTTGTTTTAGCCAGCTGGCAGTATTCACTTACCTGAGTTGTCTGTCCtggtttttgtttacttgttcaacttctgagatttttttccatGTTCATGGTTGCACCACATCTAACTGTTTTTGGTGTGGAAGCCCTAACTTCACCATCCACCTTGGATTACCATACTATTTGCTTAATTTTAGCGGCTACCCCAAAACTTTACCCAGTGGTGGATGCAATAGTTCCTGTGCTTATAAACATGTGAAATACTTAGAGCTGACTTGTCCTATAATCTGGCCAGTACCTGCAGTATTAAGTCAGATCCATAAGCCCCCATAGGGTGTGAGACCGTGATATTTTAGAGACCAGTGTTTCCTGTAACTGGCCTCATGATGTTAATGGTCTCCCATAGCTTTAGCAAGCCAGAAAGATAATTTGCTCAAGAGGGCCTTGTGCTTCAACTTACTGATCCTCAGAGTAGTATGTAAAAccctttgttttaatttatctGATTTTCTTCATTGGGGCTTTTGGTTAAGATGAAGGTTgttaattttgaagaaattagGGTTATTAGTGCGCAGTCTATGCAGTATAATTTTCTGTGTATATACTGAGTATCTATGAGCCCAACACTAGGCCTGGTGCCTTGTGGAAAGCAAAAGGACGCCAAACTCATGTTTCATTACAGGGAGACAAATAATCATTTCGTAAGCTTTGCATGAGCAATAAGACAAACCATAGTTTATTATTAGAATATGGTGGTCCTTTTGCCTTAAAATTCCTGGATTTGATAAATGCTATTTCTTTTAACCTACATAATTACCATTTCTTTGGTAGTTTTCATTGATTCCACACAAGAATAGCCACACTGCTTATGCCATTCCCTTGGCAATTTGGCAAAAGCCCTGGTAGAAAAAGGACTTAATAAGACTGATTTTAGAACCCCCCCCCCcgctgcccacaaccaggcacaccgccagtgcctcggggcccacctggggacccagggcatggagccagggattggacccccccacacacaaccaggcacaccaccagcgccaaggaacatgccaaaaacatcacatccatgtgggtggcccaccacaaccaccgcAGTAACCACAGtggccgtgaaagtggctagatgtcacaaccaccacacagatggttcaccagccactggagtgcattgacacaaggagagtcaccagcagagaccaaagaaaggaagaggatgtctctttccacaaagcccattccagagtgacagaagaagcatctgctctatgataatattgggggaccagAACACACCTTTCaccattggatagatcatctaggcaacagatcaacagagtaaccattactctttcagagggagagaagaaatctagggtggtgggagaggggaaggagagggggatagggagagattgaacaaggggcataaagaataagtacaatttgtaacaatatacatactagtaatactgatttgatcaacatatgtcaacattgaatcccaaaatatgtataatcaattatgattcaataaaatataattgtaaaCATTAAAAGAATTACCAATATTTGGAAGCCACATGAATATAATTGTGGTCTAAGTACAAACAATATTAACTTACGAACTCATTGAACTGAAATCTTTACCATATCACTCTGAATGTAGGAAATAACTGATTCCCTCCTTACCCCCATTCCGGCCATCAGGGGATCCTCAAAAAGAACTTCATATAGTTAGTATTTTAAGCCAGATCATTCAAATATGCTGCTGAAATTTGATAAAAATCTCATCATTTCTGTGTCATGTCACAACGAACAgatgtttaatttatttacatagaTGGCAAGTAATAGATGTTTAGATTTAATTGCTATATGTTAGGATATTTGTATATAATGTAAACCAAGGCCTTCTTTTCCCCCCGTGGTGATTCTTCCTCTTTTAatactttttgaaatttatttgtaaatagctGGTACCTTGGGTACTGAGCTCAggtttcttaatctttctttgcaGTAGGCAGGCCCTTTCTATTTTAAGATACTTTGgaaatttttggtttgttttctaaaaatgagGTAAATAATCTCATTTTGGGGTGCTTGCTTTTTATTAAATGGTATTTTATCATTAGGTGGTTTAAAACAATCCCCAGTTTGGCTTTGCAATAATGGAAATGATAAATGATTACACTGAATAACAAAATGTACTCACCCGTGGGAGGGTGATAATAATTGCTGACACCTATGGAGTGCTATGGCtgttgttctaagtgcttttatttacatgtactgttcattcaatcctcacaataactcttCGAGATAAGTACcaatattatccctattttatagatgagggattTACAATACTTGTTTCAATACACAtctaaattttgtaaaaaaaataagtcaTGTTTGGCAAGGTTTATCAGTGAGGCTAGGAAGTTGACCAATTAAAGCAGgaaactaaaagaagaaaggaaaatagtaGCAGAAGCTTGTTTAGAGGTTTCCTGAACCTTACTCTATTCtccaaatggaagaatttcaagCAAAAAAGGCTTAGACAGTTCTTTTAAGCCATTAGTCAAAGAAGAATTACTGTCCGTTTAGCTCTAGGTCAACAAATAATAATCTTTCAGTTTTTGTGAAGGATAAGATCTGAAATTTATGTATGGGTTAATTATGATTTTGAAACATTATCCTTTCCTAATGTTCAAAAGAATATAGAAGCTCATAAACATAGAAGCTCGGGGATCATTCTTCTACTTAGAATAGAAACAAAGTGCATCAGTTCCAATTTTTCCTTATGATGGTTGATTACCTCACAATAGCTATGAGACTACAACCCATTGTAGGATTGCTGCACTGAGTAGCAAAGAGGAAGTTGCAGAGTAGCTCTGATAACCCAGCCACATGTTAAACTGGAGAGCCTttttccatttgtatatattttggtGGACTATTgcataaaatgtttttctatagTGATAGAGTCTGTTTTATATGATGATATGATTCAATTTAACATAACTGAAACTCCAATTCATGGTTCCAAAATTGTGTgattaaaacatcatttaaaaaattatgtaaggGTGCCAGAccatggcttactcgggagagtgtggtgctgataacaccaaggccatgggttcagatcccaaatagggatggccggttagctcactgggtgagcgtggtgctgacaacaccaagtcaagggttaagatccccttaccagtcatctttaaaaagaaaaaaaaagaaagaaaaaaaaaaaaagaatttccataGGAAAATTagagaaactaagaaaaaaaaactgtgaggATAACAATAACTGGATTTGTCAGTAGCTTGGATATGGTTGAGAAAAAGGAGGCAGCAAAATTGGTAACTAGCTGTATCTAAGAGATGGGACAATTTTAAGGTTTGCAAGTCATTGATGTAAGGGTTAGGTAGGGTTAGGCAGTATTTGTTACCTTTCCTCCAAAACTTGATGTTCATATATCATTAGCTTGACTCATCAGTGTTTTTGTGACAAGTAACATTAAGTAGTAATAAAAGCCATCTGGGACTGACTGGGTAGCTTAGTTGATTAGAGCGCAGAGTtcttaacaccaaagtcaagggtttggatccccacacaggccagcccccctccccctgcaaaaaaaagtaaagtaaaagcCATCTAAGGAATTTgcaattttctgctttttttaaaaaaaaggtgattGAGTGCTTTACACATGATAGCTTTTCCCATGTTCTTCTAATTAAAGAGTAGATAGAAAAAAACTTAAACACGGCAAGGCTGTGACGTGCCAAAAGTCACTTAACCTGTAGGTACAGCCAGATTTCCTAATTATGAATctaatacaatattttaagatTCATTAGATAACTAAACTTAGTAATCAATTAATGACGCATCTGATGTAGGCCCTTCccttttcataaaaattatcCCATTAACCTTCGTAGATCTATGCATTTAAACCTAATTATTTCAGGAAATCGTCTAAAAACGTTTTTGTCCTGGAGTGGAATGCATATGTAGGCTCAAGGAATAACTCAGTTTATCAGATTCTTGGTCCTTTTTCCACAGATCCAaaaagataaatggataaagtgATGCTGAGATGAAATGCTTTAGAGAACAATTACTCATTCTGATGCTCCTATTTTGAAACAATGAGGCagttggtattttattttattttattttaaagttgggTGGCCCTtattttcaaagaaggaaacatgtTTAAGTTACAAAAATATGCTTTTCTTTATCATAGTGAAAC contains the following coding sequences:
- the LOC134364133 gene encoding C1GALT1-specific chaperone 1-like; protein product: MLSESSSFLKGVMLGSISCALITMLGHVRMGHGDRMHHHEHHHLQAPNKEDILKISEDERVEHSKNFRVYCIILVKPKDVSLWAAVKETWTKHCDKAEFFSSENVKVFESVNMETNDMWLMMRKSYKYAFDKYRDQYNWFFLARPTTFAILENLKYFLLKKDPSQPFYLGHTIKSGDLEYVNVEGGIVLSIESMKRLDSLLNIPEKCPEQGGMIWKISEDKQLAVCLKYAGVFAENAEDADGKDVFNTKSVGLFIKEAMTNHPNEVVEGCCSDMAVTFNGLTPNQMHVMMYGVYRLRAFGHIFNDAFVFLPPNGSDND